A single window of Rhizobium sp. SL42 DNA harbors:
- the recA gene encoding recombinase RecA, translated as MAQNSLRLVEDKSVDKSKALEAALSQIERSFGKGSIMKLGANESVVEVETVSTGSLSLDIALGIGGLPKGRIIEIYGPESSGKTTLALQTIAEAQKKGGICAFVDAEHALDPVYARKLGVDLQNLLISQPDTGEQALEITDTLVRSGAVDVLVVDSVAALTPRAEIEGEMGDSLPGLQARLMSQALRKLTASISKSKTMVIFINQIRMKIGVMFGSPETTTGGNALKFYASVRLDIRRIGAVKDREEVVGNQTRVKVVKNKMAPPFKQVEFDIMYGEGVSKTGELVDLGVKAGIVEKSGAWFSYNSQRLGQGRENAKLFLRDNPALAQEIELALRQNAGLIAEKFLQNGGPDANDGDSAED; from the coding sequence ATGGCACAGAATTCTTTGCGGTTGGTAGAGGACAAATCGGTGGATAAAAGCAAGGCATTGGAAGCGGCGCTCTCGCAGATCGAACGTTCGTTCGGCAAGGGCTCGATCATGAAGCTCGGCGCGAACGAGAGTGTGGTCGAAGTCGAGACTGTCTCGACGGGATCGCTCAGCCTCGATATTGCGCTCGGTATCGGTGGTCTGCCGAAGGGCCGAATCATTGAAATCTATGGACCGGAAAGCTCGGGCAAGACGACGCTTGCGCTGCAGACGATTGCCGAAGCGCAGAAAAAGGGCGGTATCTGCGCCTTCGTCGATGCCGAGCACGCACTGGATCCGGTCTATGCCCGCAAGCTGGGTGTCGATCTGCAGAACCTGCTGATCTCGCAGCCGGATACCGGCGAGCAGGCGCTCGAAATCACCGACACTTTGGTGCGCTCCGGCGCTGTCGATGTACTGGTTGTCGACTCTGTCGCGGCACTAACTCCGCGCGCCGAAATCGAAGGCGAGATGGGCGACAGTCTTCCGGGTCTGCAGGCGCGCCTTATGAGCCAGGCGTTGCGCAAGCTCACCGCATCGATTTCCAAGTCGAAGACTATGGTGATCTTCATCAACCAGATCCGCATGAAGATCGGCGTGATGTTCGGTTCGCCGGAAACGACCACCGGCGGCAATGCACTGAAGTTCTATGCCTCGGTTCGCCTCGACATCCGCCGCATCGGCGCGGTCAAGGATCGTGAAGAGGTTGTCGGCAACCAGACACGCGTCAAGGTCGTCAAGAACAAGATGGCACCTCCGTTCAAGCAGGTCGAATTCGACATCATGTATGGCGAAGGCGTTTCGAAGACCGGTGAGCTCGTCGATCTCGGCGTCAAGGCCGGCATTGTCGAGAAATCGGGTGCTTGGTTCTCCTACAATAGCCAACGTCTCGGCCAGGGGCGTGAAAATGCCAAGCTGTTCCTGCGTGACAATCCGGCGCTTGCGCAGGAAATCGAACTTGCACTGCGCCAGAATGCCGGTCTGATCGCAGAGAAGTTCCTGCAGAACGGTGGTCCCGACGCCAATGATGGCGATAGCGCCGAAGACTAA